The following coding sequences are from one Tepidamorphus gemmatus window:
- a CDS encoding ABC transporter ATP-binding protein, with amino-acid sequence MAEIRLENLRKAFGEFVAVRDSTLTIADGEFFVMLGPSGCGKTTTLRMIAGLELPTAGRILLGGEDVTFLRASQRDIAFVFQLFALYPHMNVRRNIGFPLSCQGVPRAEVRARVEETARLLRIDHLLDRPVSGLAGGDRQRVALGRAIVRRPKAFLMDEPLGTLDAEFRELMYHELRQLHNRTGATTVYVTHDQLEAMAMADRIAVMNHGVIEQYGTPQEIYDRPSSMYVADFIGSPPMNFLTFRSSLARGSREVRINGAAIAVPAVHEDLADADLVLGVRPEHIRLDDASPLRGRVIDSDYMGTTQIVTVATEHGEVKARIAADRRAEAGETVGLAFSTRRLSLFVAASGRAIRTDLTEGAGHG; translated from the coding sequence ATGGCCGAGATCCGCCTCGAGAACCTGCGCAAGGCGTTCGGTGAGTTCGTCGCCGTCCGGGACTCGACGCTCACCATTGCCGACGGCGAGTTCTTCGTCATGCTCGGTCCGTCGGGCTGCGGCAAGACCACGACGCTCCGGATGATCGCCGGGCTCGAACTGCCGACCGCGGGGCGCATCCTGCTCGGCGGCGAGGACGTCACCTTCCTCAGGGCCAGCCAGCGCGACATCGCCTTCGTGTTCCAGCTGTTTGCGCTCTACCCGCACATGAATGTGCGCAGGAACATCGGTTTCCCGCTGTCCTGCCAGGGGGTGCCGAGGGCCGAGGTGCGGGCGCGCGTCGAGGAGACGGCGCGGCTGCTGCGGATCGATCATCTGCTCGACCGGCCGGTCTCGGGGCTTGCCGGTGGCGACCGGCAGCGCGTCGCGCTGGGGCGCGCCATCGTGCGCCGGCCGAAGGCGTTCCTGATGGACGAACCGCTCGGCACGCTGGACGCCGAGTTTCGCGAGCTGATGTACCATGAACTGCGCCAGCTTCACAACCGGACCGGGGCAACGACGGTCTATGTCACGCACGATCAGCTCGAGGCGATGGCGATGGCCGACAGGATCGCGGTGATGAACCACGGAGTAATTGAGCAGTACGGTACGCCGCAGGAGATCTACGACCGGCCGTCGAGCATGTATGTCGCCGACTTCATAGGCTCGCCGCCGATGAACTTTCTCACCTTCCGCAGCAGTCTCGCGCGGGGCAGCCGCGAGGTGCGGATCAATGGCGCGGCCATCGCGGTGCCAGCCGTCCACGAAGACCTGGCCGATGCCGACCTGGTGCTCGGTGTTCGGCCGGAGCATATCCGCCTCGATGACGCCTCGCCGCTGCGTGGCCGGGTGATCGACAGCGACTACATGGGAACCACCCAGATCGTCACCGTGGCGACCGAGCACGGCGAGGTGAAGGCGCGGATCGCTGCCGACCGGCGGGCGGAGGCCGGCGAGACGGTCGGACTCGCCTTTTCGACCCGGCGGCTGTCGCTGTTCGTGGCGGCGTCCGGCCGTGCGATCCGTACCGATCTGACCGAAGGCGCGGGTCATGGCTGA
- a CDS encoding propanediol/glycerol family dehydratase large subunit yields MNEEPPSANRWRRFDDWDRRPLRLDNFALEDPDNGFCAMSGPHDPAPSALVRNGRIVAMDGRDEAEFDMIDLFIARYHLDPAIVEEAMGTDSLEIARRLVDLTTPREELVRLAHGMTPAKLAEVVAHLNALEIAFAYGKMRARATPGNQAHVTNAKDDPLQLAADAATAVAFGFDEIETTMRVSRNAWSNALACCVGAAVGRPGVLFQCSSEEAEELRIGMAGFTSYAETVSVYGTEKSFIDGDDTPWSKAFLAAAYASRGIKMRCTSGAAAELLMGFHERKSLLYLEARCLCMQRAMGVQGTQNGGIDGAPLAAAIPGGVRELMAENLIAVWLDLECASGNDARSSESEIRVGAKILPFLIAGSDLICSGFGSILKYDNSFNPSSFNGEEMEDYLVLQRDFEADGGLTPQGEDRILDLRTRAVDAISAVIAELGLGDPDPAMKRSVVYASGSDETRSYSPGQVAVISEAIRERHITVLDVIRALHVRGFIEEAANLLFIVKLRVSGDYLQTGALVRGGRVISAINDPNRYEGPGSGYRLTAERRREIAAIRGQLDRREVLRAEAAFEAAEAAVIRYRTMGPASAGSDPREIVVGISPAFGTRLFRTLAGHSLARVLAEIIAGIESGGGTARIVRLRHTADTSFLGLSAARLAGSGIGIGLQAKGTAVIHKRDRLPHNNLELFSNAPITTLAHYRGLGENAAAYARGESPEPVVVPQRGEALGARYHGRVALIYAIETSLTTDGATPEEIVLDFLGTAE; encoded by the coding sequence ATGAACGAGGAACCGCCGAGTGCGAACCGCTGGCGCCGCTTCGACGACTGGGACAGGCGCCCGCTAAGGCTCGACAATTTCGCGCTCGAAGATCCCGACAACGGCTTCTGTGCGATGTCCGGCCCGCACGATCCGGCGCCGTCGGCGCTGGTCCGCAACGGCCGCATCGTCGCGATGGACGGTCGCGACGAGGCCGAATTCGACATGATCGACCTGTTCATCGCCCGCTACCACCTCGACCCGGCGATTGTGGAGGAGGCGATGGGGACGGATTCGCTCGAGATCGCCCGCCGGCTGGTCGATCTGACGACGCCGCGCGAGGAGCTGGTCCGGCTCGCGCACGGCATGACGCCTGCCAAGCTTGCCGAGGTGGTGGCGCATCTGAACGCGCTCGAGATCGCGTTCGCCTACGGCAAGATGCGGGCCCGGGCGACGCCCGGCAATCAGGCCCACGTCACCAACGCCAAGGATGATCCGCTGCAGCTCGCCGCCGATGCGGCGACCGCGGTCGCCTTCGGCTTCGACGAGATCGAGACCACGATGCGTGTCTCCCGCAATGCCTGGTCGAATGCGCTCGCCTGCTGCGTCGGGGCGGCCGTCGGGCGGCCGGGGGTCTTGTTCCAATGCTCGAGCGAGGAGGCAGAGGAGCTCAGGATTGGCATGGCCGGCTTCACCTCCTATGCCGAGACGGTCTCGGTCTACGGCACCGAGAAATCCTTCATCGACGGCGACGACACGCCGTGGTCGAAGGCGTTCCTGGCCGCCGCCTATGCCTCGCGCGGCATCAAGATGCGCTGCACCTCCGGCGCGGCAGCGGAATTGCTGATGGGCTTTCACGAGCGGAAATCGCTGCTCTATCTCGAGGCGCGCTGCCTGTGCATGCAGCGGGCAATGGGCGTGCAGGGCACCCAGAACGGCGGCATCGACGGTGCACCGCTCGCCGCCGCGATCCCCGGCGGTGTGCGCGAGCTGATGGCGGAGAACCTCATCGCGGTCTGGCTCGACCTCGAATGCGCCTCCGGCAATGACGCACGCTCGTCCGAGTCCGAGATAAGGGTTGGCGCCAAGATCCTGCCCTTCCTGATCGCCGGCTCCGATCTGATCTGTTCGGGTTTCGGCTCGATCCTGAAATACGACAATTCCTTCAACCCATCCTCATTCAACGGCGAGGAGATGGAGGACTATCTCGTCCTGCAGCGCGATTTCGAGGCCGACGGCGGCCTCACCCCGCAGGGCGAAGACCGCATCCTCGACCTGCGCACCCGCGCGGTCGACGCGATCTCGGCGGTGATCGCCGAACTCGGGCTCGGCGATCCCGACCCGGCGATGAAGCGGTCGGTGGTCTACGCATCCGGCTCCGACGAGACCCGCAGCTACTCGCCCGGCCAGGTTGCCGTGATCAGCGAGGCGATCCGCGAGCGTCACATCACCGTCCTCGACGTGATCCGCGCGCTGCACGTCCGGGGGTTTATCGAGGAAGCCGCAAACCTGCTGTTCATCGTCAAGCTCAGAGTATCCGGCGACTATCTTCAGACCGGGGCGCTGGTGCGTGGCGGCCGCGTCATCTCGGCAATCAACGATCCCAACCGCTACGAAGGACCCGGGTCCGGTTACCGGCTCACTGCCGAGCGCCGCCGCGAGATCGCTGCAATTCGCGGCCAGCTCGACCGCCGCGAGGTGCTGCGCGCCGAGGCCGCCTTCGAGGCTGCAGAGGCTGCGGTGATCCGCTACCGCACGATGGGACCGGCATCCGCCGGCAGCGATCCGCGCGAGATCGTCGTCGGCATCAGCCCGGCCTTCGGGACGCGGCTGTTCCGGACGCTGGCCGGCCACTCTCTCGCCCGCGTGCTCGCCGAGATCATCGCCGGCATCGAGTCCGGGGGAGGGACGGCCCGTATCGTCCGACTGCGCCACACCGCCGACACCTCGTTTCTCGGCCTCAGCGCCGCCCGCCTCGCCGGCTCCGGCATCGGCATAGGTCTGCAGGCCAAGGGTACGGCGGTCATCCACAAGCGCGACCGGCTTCCGCACAACAATCTCGAGCTGTTCTCCAACGCGCCCATCACCACGCTCGCCCATTATCGCGGTTTGGGCGAGAATGCAGCCGCCTATGCGCGGGGCGAGTCCCCGGAGCCGGTGGTGGTACCACAGCGCGGTGAGGCTCTCGGCGCCCGTTACCACGGCCGCGTCGCGCTGATCTACGCCATTGAGACCTCGCTCACTACCGACGGCGCGACGCCTGAGGAAATCGTGCTGGATTTTCTGGGGACCGCCGAATGA
- a CDS encoding Gfo/Idh/MocA family protein translates to MTDMGQPIDYNTAPIRLGMVGGGEGAFIGTVHRYAARLDGEYRLIAGALSSDPERAKASGAALGLDPARTYADFRVMARRERRLKDGIEAVTIVTPNHMHFPVAKAFLKAGIHVICDKPMVASSREARALRKLVEVSGALFACTYNYSGYPMVRQAREMVAAGEIGAIRVVQVEYLQDWLTEPIEASGQKQAEWRMDPARSGGAGAIGDIGTHAFQLATFVTGLEPVELSADLAAFVEGRRVDDNAQVMLRFAGGARGMLWASQVAPGNENGLKLRVYGARGGLEWSQEDPNRLWVTRYGEPKRLISRGGAGAGAAAQRITRIPAGHPEGFLEAFANIYAEVARAIRARRAGKAVDPAVLFPGIEDGARGVAFIEACLRSSRAKGRWVPI, encoded by the coding sequence ATGACGGACATGGGTCAGCCCATTGACTACAATACAGCCCCCATCCGCCTCGGCATGGTCGGCGGCGGGGAAGGGGCGTTCATCGGGACGGTGCACCGATACGCGGCCCGTCTCGACGGGGAGTACCGGCTGATCGCCGGCGCGCTGTCGTCGGATCCGGAACGGGCGAAGGCGTCGGGTGCCGCCCTCGGTCTCGATCCGGCCCGCACCTATGCCGACTTCCGGGTGATGGCCAGGCGGGAGCGGCGGCTGAAGGACGGCATCGAGGCGGTGACGATCGTCACGCCGAACCACATGCACTTTCCCGTCGCCAAGGCGTTTCTGAAGGCCGGCATCCACGTCATCTGCGACAAGCCGATGGTCGCCTCGTCGCGCGAGGCGCGGGCGCTCCGCAAGCTGGTGGAAGTCTCCGGCGCGCTGTTTGCTTGCACATACAATTATTCCGGATATCCGATGGTGCGCCAGGCCCGCGAGATGGTGGCCGCCGGCGAGATCGGCGCGATACGGGTGGTGCAGGTCGAATACCTGCAGGACTGGCTGACCGAACCGATCGAGGCGTCGGGCCAGAAGCAGGCCGAATGGCGCATGGATCCCGCTCGGTCGGGCGGCGCGGGCGCGATCGGCGACATCGGTACCCATGCCTTCCAGCTTGCCACATTCGTCACCGGGCTCGAACCGGTCGAGCTGTCGGCCGACCTTGCCGCCTTTGTCGAGGGCCGCCGGGTCGACGACAATGCCCAGGTGATGCTGCGCTTCGCAGGCGGTGCGCGGGGCATGCTGTGGGCGAGCCAGGTTGCGCCGGGCAACGAGAACGGACTGAAGCTCAGGGTGTACGGCGCACGCGGCGGCCTCGAATGGTCGCAGGAGGACCCGAACCGGCTGTGGGTCACGCGCTACGGCGAGCCGAAGCGGCTCATCAGCCGCGGCGGCGCCGGGGCGGGCGCGGCGGCGCAGCGCATCACGCGGATTCCGGCTGGCCATCCCGAGGGCTTCCTAGAGGCCTTCGCCAACATCTACGCCGAGGTCGCCCGGGCGATCCGCGCCCGCCGCGCCGGCAAGGCGGTCGATCCGGCGGTGCTCTTTCCAGGCATCGAGGACGGCGCACGCGGCGTTGCCTTCATCGAGGCCTGCCTCAGGTCGAGCCGCGCCAAGGGCCGGTGGGTACCGATCTGA
- a CDS encoding sugar phosphate isomerase/epimerase family protein: protein MAKTMKGPGIFLAQFAGDKPPFNSLAAITRWAAELGYEGVQIPTWDARLFDLTKAAESHAYCDEVTGICAEAGVRITELSTHLQGQLVAVHPAYDEVFDGFAAPHVRGNPQARTQWAIEQLLMAAKASRNLGLDTHVTFSGALLWPYVYPWPQRPAGLVETGFAELARRWRPILDAFDAQGVDICYEIHPGEDLFDGASFEMFLEAVDNHPRCRINYDPSHLLLMQLDYLAFIDIYHDRIGAFHVKDAEFNPDGRQGVHSGYQPWIRRAGRFRSPGDGQIDFSGIFSRLAAHDYDSWAVLEWECCLKAPEDGAAEGAPFIRDHIIRVTDKAFDDFAGSGADEAANRRMLGIG, encoded by the coding sequence ATGGCGAAGACCATGAAGGGGCCGGGGATTTTCCTCGCCCAGTTCGCCGGCGACAAGCCGCCGTTCAACTCGCTCGCCGCGATCACCCGCTGGGCGGCGGAACTCGGCTATGAGGGCGTGCAGATCCCGACATGGGACGCGCGGCTGTTCGATCTGACCAAGGCGGCGGAATCGCATGCCTATTGCGACGAGGTCACCGGCATCTGCGCCGAGGCGGGCGTGCGCATCACCGAACTGTCGACCCATCTGCAGGGCCAGCTCGTCGCGGTCCACCCGGCCTACGACGAGGTGTTCGACGGCTTCGCCGCCCCGCATGTGCGGGGCAATCCGCAGGCGCGCACGCAGTGGGCGATCGAGCAGCTGCTGATGGCCGCCAAAGCCTCCCGCAATCTCGGGCTCGATACCCATGTCACGTTTTCGGGCGCGCTGCTGTGGCCCTATGTCTATCCGTGGCCGCAGCGGCCGGCGGGGCTCGTCGAGACGGGATTTGCCGAGCTCGCCCGGCGCTGGCGGCCGATCCTCGATGCCTTCGACGCGCAGGGCGTCGACATCTGCTACGAGATCCACCCGGGCGAGGACCTCTTCGACGGGGCGAGCTTCGAGATGTTCCTCGAGGCCGTCGACAATCATCCGCGCTGCCGCATCAACTACGACCCGTCGCATCTCCTGCTGATGCAGCTCGACTACCTCGCCTTCATCGACATCTATCACGATCGGATCGGGGCGTTTCACGTCAAGGACGCCGAGTTCAACCCGGACGGCCGGCAGGGCGTCCATTCGGGCTATCAGCCCTGGATCAGGCGCGCCGGCCGGTTCCGTTCGCCCGGCGATGGTCAGATCGACTTCAGCGGCATCTTCTCCCGACTTGCCGCCCACGACTACGACTCCTGGGCTGTGCTGGAATGGGAATGCTGCCTGAAGGCGCCCGAGGATGGGGCGGCGGAGGGCGCGCCGTTCATCCGCGACCACATCATCCGGGTGACGGACAAGGCGTTCGACGATTTCGCCGGGTCGGGGGCGGACGAAGCCGCCAACCGGCGGATGCTGGGGATCGGGTAG
- a CDS encoding carbohydrate ABC transporter permease, translating into MSSAAHSVVEPSRWVRILAGTVVVIYAIITIVPMLWIFMTGFKTPPDSISYPPKLLFEPSLEGYVNLFTTRTRQTPEYMQQLPPPQTWWDELVRSRQMVIAGPSKFGERFMNSVIIGFGSTFLSVFLGTLAAYAFSRFRVPLKDDLMFFILSTRMMPPIAVAIPIFLMYRAVGLSDTHLGMILLYTAVNVSLAVWLLKGFIDEIPREYEEAALIDGYTRLQAFVKVVLPQAATGIAATAIFCLIFAWNEYAFALLLTSGTAQTAPPFIPTIIGEGGLDWPAVAAGATLFLIPIVVFTILLRKHLLRGITFGAVRK; encoded by the coding sequence ATGAGTAGCGCCGCCCATTCCGTCGTCGAGCCCTCGCGCTGGGTGCGGATCCTTGCCGGCACGGTGGTCGTCATCTACGCGATCATCACCATCGTGCCGATGCTGTGGATCTTCATGACCGGCTTCAAGACGCCGCCGGACTCGATCTCCTATCCGCCGAAGCTGCTGTTCGAACCCTCGCTCGAGGGCTATGTCAACCTGTTCACGACGCGCACGCGTCAGACGCCGGAGTACATGCAGCAGCTACCGCCGCCGCAGACGTGGTGGGATGAACTGGTGCGGTCGCGGCAGATGGTCATCGCCGGGCCGTCGAAGTTCGGCGAGCGGTTCATGAACTCGGTGATCATCGGGTTCGGCTCGACCTTCCTCTCTGTCTTTCTCGGCACGCTCGCCGCCTACGCCTTCTCGCGCTTCAGGGTGCCGCTGAAGGACGACCTCATGTTCTTCATCCTCTCGACCCGGATGATGCCGCCGATCGCCGTCGCCATCCCGATCTTCCTGATGTATCGGGCGGTCGGACTGTCCGACACGCATCTCGGCATGATCCTGCTCTACACGGCGGTCAACGTGTCGCTCGCCGTCTGGCTGCTGAAGGGATTCATTGACGAGATCCCGCGCGAGTACGAGGAGGCCGCGCTGATCGACGGCTACACGCGGCTGCAGGCCTTCGTGAAGGTGGTGCTTCCGCAGGCCGCGACCGGCATCGCCGCGACGGCGATCTTCTGCCTGATCTTCGCCTGGAACGAATATGCCTTCGCGCTGCTGCTGACCTCAGGTACGGCCCAGACCGCGCCGCCCTTCATCCCGACCATCATCGGCGAGGGCGGCCTCGACTGGCCGGCGGTGGCGGCGGGGGCGACGCTGTTCCTGATCCCGATCGTCGTGTTCACCATCCTGCTCAGGAAACATCTCCTGCGCGGCATCACCTTCGGGGCAGTCAGGAAATGA
- a CDS encoding carbohydrate ABC transporter permease, whose amino-acid sequence MAETTSALDRIAARAARATPVPVARRLRGLSDRGIAWLFITPTILLLLAINIFPLIWTIWLSFTNYRANRPTLETEFIGLQNYQRVLSNPDVWHTLQVTARFLCWTMAIQTVLGFALAWLINRQFRGHGFWTTVILLPMMLSPAVVGNFWTFLYQPQIGLFNYVVSFFTGIPPSSFQMIGDVNLAPWAIVIVDTWMWTPYIMLICLAGLRSIPDYLYEAAEVDRASPWRQFWSITVPMVLPFLMLAVLFRAIENFKMFDLVVELTSGGPGSVTELASINLKREAFEKWRTGYSSAFAIILFVTVFGAANIYVKALNAVKNR is encoded by the coding sequence ATGGCAGAGACGACGTCAGCACTCGACCGGATTGCGGCCCGCGCGGCGCGGGCGACGCCGGTTCCGGTCGCCCGTCGGCTGCGCGGCCTGTCCGACCGCGGCATCGCCTGGCTGTTCATCACACCGACGATCCTGTTGCTGCTGGCGATCAACATCTTCCCGTTGATCTGGACGATCTGGCTGTCCTTCACGAACTATCGCGCCAACCGGCCGACGCTTGAAACCGAGTTCATCGGTCTGCAGAACTATCAGCGGGTGCTGTCGAACCCCGACGTCTGGCATACGCTGCAGGTGACTGCCCGCTTCCTGTGCTGGACGATGGCGATCCAGACGGTGCTCGGCTTCGCGCTCGCCTGGCTGATCAACAGGCAGTTCCGGGGCCACGGCTTCTGGACCACCGTGATCCTCCTGCCGATGATGCTGTCGCCGGCAGTTGTCGGCAATTTCTGGACCTTCCTCTATCAGCCACAGATCGGCCTGTTCAATTACGTGGTGTCATTCTTCACCGGCATCCCGCCCTCCTCCTTCCAGATGATCGGCGACGTCAACCTTGCCCCCTGGGCCATCGTGATCGTCGACACCTGGATGTGGACCCCCTACATCATGCTGATCTGCCTCGCCGGCCTGAGGTCGATCCCCGACTATCTCTACGAGGCCGCCGAGGTCGACCGCGCCAGTCCCTGGCGGCAGTTCTGGTCGATCACCGTACCGATGGTGCTGCCGTTCCTGATGCTGGCGGTGCTGTTCCGGGCCATCGAGAACTTCAAGATGTTCGATCTGGTGGTCGAACTCACGTCGGGCGGCCCTGGCTCGGTGACCGAACTCGCCTCGATCAACCTGAAGCGCGAGGCCTTCGAGAAGTGGCGGACCGGCTATTCCTCGGCCTTCGCCATCATCCTGTTCGTCACGGTGTTCGGCGCTGCCAACATCTACGTCAAGGCCCTCAACGCGGTGAAGAACCGATGA
- a CDS encoding diol dehydratase small subunit: protein MTKLGTDDYPLAERRPEIVTGRRGKPLDALTIEAVLSGEVTMEDLRITPQALRQQAEIARAAGRPTLAANFERAAELADIPQEVVMRIYELLRPGRARSRAELEAAAAMLRRDHAAPLIAAFVEEAADVYERRGLFAARY from the coding sequence ATGACCAAGCTCGGGACGGACGACTATCCCCTGGCCGAGCGCCGACCGGAGATCGTGACCGGCAGGCGCGGCAAACCGCTCGATGCGCTGACCATCGAGGCGGTGCTGTCCGGCGAGGTGACGATGGAGGATCTGCGCATCACCCCGCAGGCGCTGCGCCAGCAGGCCGAGATCGCCCGAGCCGCCGGCCGCCCGACGCTGGCCGCCAACTTCGAGCGCGCCGCCGAACTCGCCGACATCCCCCAGGAGGTGGTGATGCGCATCTACGAGCTGCTGCGCCCCGGGCGGGCCCGCTCGAGAGCCGAGCTGGAGGCGGCGGCGGCGATGCTGCGCCGCGACCATGCCGCCCCCCTGATCGCCGCTTTCGTCGAGGAAGCCGCGGACGTTTACGAGCGCCGCGGCCTGTTCGCCGCGCGCTACTAG
- a CDS encoding ABC transporter substrate-binding protein — MTYLRRHALGAAALAVIAGGALVPGRADAEELTLCWAAWDPANALVELSKDFTAQTGIGMKFEFVPWPNFADRMLNELNSGGKLCDLMIGDSQWIGGGAENGHYVKLNDFFEKAGISMDDFAPATVYAYSTWPKGEPNYYALPAMGDANGWFYRKDWFSRPELQAEFKAKHGRDLAPPKTWTELKEVAEFFQGREIDGKTVYGVSIFTERGSEGITMGATSALYPFGFKYEKTPGKYDMEGAVNSPEAVAGLEFYKELYKCCTPPGYTDSYMQESLDAFKSGQVAMAMNWFAFFPGLYKDPVVGGDKIGFFVNPGQLVEASTLGGQGISVVSYSSKQDKALEYIKWFAQPDVQKKWWSLGGYSCHLAVLNDPSFPDSQPFASDFLLAMDNVMDFWQEPAYAELLLAMQKRLHDYVVADVGTAKEALDALIRDWTEVFEDEGKL; from the coding sequence ATGACGTACCTTCGCAGACACGCCCTCGGCGCCGCGGCCCTCGCGGTCATCGCCGGCGGCGCACTCGTACCCGGCAGGGCCGATGCCGAGGAGCTGACGCTGTGCTGGGCGGCCTGGGATCCCGCCAACGCACTCGTGGAACTCTCCAAGGACTTCACCGCGCAGACCGGTATCGGCATGAAGTTCGAATTCGTGCCGTGGCCCAACTTCGCTGACCGGATGCTCAACGAGCTGAATTCCGGCGGCAAGCTGTGCGACCTGATGATCGGCGACAGCCAGTGGATCGGCGGCGGTGCCGAGAACGGCCACTACGTCAAGCTGAACGACTTCTTCGAGAAGGCCGGCATCTCGATGGACGATTTCGCGCCGGCGACCGTCTACGCCTATTCGACCTGGCCGAAGGGCGAGCCAAACTATTACGCGCTGCCGGCGATGGGCGACGCCAATGGCTGGTTCTACCGCAAGGACTGGTTCTCCAGGCCCGAGCTGCAGGCCGAGTTCAAGGCGAAGCACGGCCGCGACCTCGCGCCGCCGAAGACCTGGACGGAACTCAAGGAAGTCGCGGAGTTCTTCCAGGGTCGCGAGATCGACGGCAAGACGGTCTATGGGGTGTCGATCTTCACCGAGCGCGGCTCGGAAGGCATTACCATGGGCGCCACCAGCGCACTCTATCCGTTCGGCTTCAAGTACGAGAAGACGCCGGGCAAGTACGACATGGAGGGGGCGGTCAACTCGCCCGAGGCGGTGGCGGGGCTGGAGTTCTACAAGGAGCTCTACAAGTGCTGCACACCGCCAGGCTATACCGACTCCTACATGCAGGAGAGCCTGGATGCCTTCAAGTCGGGCCAGGTGGCGATGGCGATGAACTGGTTCGCCTTCTTCCCCGGACTGTACAAGGATCCGGTGGTTGGCGGTGACAAGATCGGGTTCTTCGTCAATCCCGGCCAGCTCGTCGAGGCCTCGACGCTGGGCGGTCAGGGCATTTCGGTCGTGTCCTATTCCTCCAAGCAGGATAAGGCGCTCGAATACATCAAATGGTTCGCCCAGCCGGACGTGCAGAAGAAGTGGTGGTCGCTCGGCGGCTATTCCTGCCACCTGGCAGTACTGAATGATCCGTCCTTCCCGGACAGCCAGCCGTTTGCCTCGGATTTCCTGCTGGCAATGGATAACGTGATGGACTTCTGGCAGGAGCCGGCCTACGCCGAGCTGCTGCTGGCCATGCAGAAGCGGCTGCATGACTATGTGGTCGCGGATGTCGGCACCGCAAAGGAGGCGCTCGATGCGCTGATCCGCGACTGGACCGAGGTGTTCGAGGACGAAGGCAAGCTCTGA
- a CDS encoding SDR family NAD(P)-dependent oxidoreductase — protein sequence MILAGRVAIVTGAGSGIGRAGAIAMAREGAHVIAADISAARAEETVRLIVEAGGSAEAVETDVADDAQLRRLVETALAARGRIDILHSHAGIQVEGTLEQVDPAGMDASWAMNVRSHFMLARLVMPHMRARGRGSIIVTSSNSGVFYDKEMIAYTTSKHAVIAMVRQIAIDYGRYNVRVNALCPGWVDTPFNEPFIRQMGGRAAIEAYVREKIPLGRWARAEEVAEAILFLASDRSSFMTGHALVLDGGECIA from the coding sequence ATGATCCTCGCCGGACGCGTGGCGATCGTCACCGGCGCAGGCTCGGGGATCGGCCGCGCCGGGGCGATCGCGATGGCGCGCGAGGGTGCCCATGTGATCGCGGCCGACATCTCGGCTGCGCGCGCCGAGGAGACCGTCCGCCTGATCGTCGAGGCCGGCGGCAGCGCCGAGGCGGTCGAGACCGACGTCGCCGACGATGCCCAGCTGCGGCGACTGGTCGAAACGGCGCTCGCCGCGCGCGGGCGCATCGACATCCTGCATAGCCACGCCGGCATCCAGGTCGAGGGTACGCTCGAACAGGTCGATCCGGCCGGCATGGATGCCTCTTGGGCAATGAACGTGCGCTCCCACTTCATGCTGGCGCGACTGGTGATGCCACACATGCGCGCTCGGGGCCGCGGCTCGATCATCGTCACCTCGTCGAATTCCGGCGTGTTCTACGACAAGGAAATGATCGCCTACACCACCAGCAAGCACGCGGTGATCGCCATGGTGCGGCAGATCGCCATCGACTACGGGCGTTACAACGTCCGGGTGAACGCGCTCTGCCCCGGCTGGGTCGATACCCCGTTCAACGAGCCATTCATCCGCCAGATGGGCGGCCGCGCCGCGATCGAGGCCTATGTCCGTGAGAAGATCCCGCTCGGCCGCTGGGCACGGGCAGAGGAGGTCGCCGAGGCAATCCTGTTCCTTGCGTCCGACCGCTCCTCCTTCATGACCGGCCATGCGCTGGTGCTGGATGGCGGCGAATGCATCGCCTGA